The following are encoded in a window of Spiroplasma tabanidicola genomic DNA:
- the trpS gene encoding tryptophan--tRNA ligase codes for MDKKRMVSGITTTGKITLGNYIGALKNFVELQDEYDMYIFVANLHGITTPIEKEVLRQNIKQAIALYFACGLDPNKATVFLQSDVSEHSELSWILTCNTNIGELNRMTQFKDKSSKLKSSNGTEFIPSGLLMYPVLMASDILLYDADLVPVGKDQKQHIELTRSIGERMNSKYGQMFKIPEEYTPKVGAKILDLQDPTKKMSKSSDNPKSYIALLDNIDEVKRKIKSAVTDSENLIKFDPENKPGVSNLITIYSCLKNISIEDVEEFFKEKDYGVLKDEVSAAVVDLLTPIQNKYKEIYNSKQVEEWLEIGAKKAKEKAFKKINKVKNLVGLNYKKK; via the coding sequence ATGGATAAAAAAAGAATGGTTTCTGGTATTACTACCACTGGAAAAATTACATTAGGAAATTATATTGGGGCATTAAAAAATTTTGTTGAATTACAAGACGAATATGATATGTACATATTTGTAGCTAATTTACACGGAATTACAACACCAATTGAAAAAGAAGTTTTAAGACAAAATATAAAACAAGCAATTGCCCTATATTTTGCTTGTGGATTAGATCCAAATAAAGCTACAGTTTTTTTACAAAGTGATGTAAGTGAACATAGTGAATTATCATGAATTTTAACTTGTAATACAAATATTGGTGAACTTAATAGAATGACTCAATTTAAAGATAAATCAAGTAAATTAAAATCAAGTAATGGTACTGAATTTATTCCTTCAGGATTATTAATGTATCCGGTTTTAATGGCATCAGATATTTTATTATATGATGCAGATTTAGTACCGGTAGGAAAAGACCAAAAGCAGCATATAGAATTAACAAGAAGTATTGGAGAAAGAATGAATTCTAAATACGGACAAATGTTTAAAATTCCAGAAGAATATACTCCAAAAGTGGGTGCAAAGATTTTAGATTTACAGGATCCTACAAAAAAAATGTCAAAATCTTCTGATAATCCTAAATCTTACATAGCCTTATTAGATAATATTGATGAAGTTAAAAGAAAAATTAAGTCTGCGGTTACTGATAGTGAAAACTTAATCAAATTTGACCCTGAAAATAAACCCGGTGTAAGTAATTTGATTACTATATACTCTTGTTTAAAAAATATAAGTATTGAAGACGTTGAAGAGTTTTTTAAAGAAAAAGATTATGGAGTATTAAAAGATGAAGTAAGCGCAGCTGTTGTAGACTTACTAACTCCAATTCAAAATAAATACAAAGAAATATACAATTCTAAACAAGTTGAAGAATGATTAGAAATAGGTGCAAAAAAAGCAAAAGAAAAAGCTTTTAAAAAAATTAATAAAGTTAAAAACTTGGTTGGATTGAATTACAAGAAAAAATAA
- the rpmI gene encoding 50S ribosomal protein L35, whose amino-acid sequence MPKMKTKSALAKRVKKNGTGKLKRGHAYRSHLAQNKSTKQKRHLKKASFISAGDMKRLKGLLQN is encoded by the coding sequence ATGCCAAAAATGAAAACAAAAAGCGCTCTAGCAAAAAGAGTGAAAAAGAATGGTACAGGTAAACTAAAAAGAGGTCACGCTTATAGATCTCACTTAGCACAAAACAAATCAACTAAACAAAAAAGACATCTTAAAAAAGCATCATTTATATCAGCAGGTGATATGAAACGTCTAAAAGGATTATTACAAAACTAA
- the infC gene encoding translation initiation factor IF-3 yields the protein MAENNKSAKTEFVNKEIRARQVLVINEDGTKLGPINKFEAIKMAEEQGLDLFQVGMQDNQTAIAKILDFGKYKYEQKRKQRENKKNQVKVENKEIRLTVGIGDHDMDTKARKAREFLEEGDRVKISLKFKGREIAYQEFGKQTLDKFFEKIEDIAKVEKEAKLNTRFLDMYVVPKKG from the coding sequence ATGGCAGAAAATAACAAAAGCGCAAAAACAGAATTTGTTAATAAAGAAATTAGAGCAAGACAAGTGCTTGTAATCAATGAAGATGGTACTAAACTAGGACCTATTAATAAATTTGAAGCAATTAAAATGGCAGAAGAACAAGGATTAGATTTATTTCAAGTAGGGATGCAAGACAATCAAACTGCTATTGCAAAAATCTTAGACTTTGGTAAATACAAATACGAGCAAAAAAGAAAACAACGTGAAAATAAAAAAAACCAAGTTAAAGTTGAAAATAAAGAAATTAGACTTACAGTTGGAATTGGCGATCACGATATGGATACCAAAGCTAGAAAAGCAAGAGAATTTTTAGAAGAAGGCGACAGAGTTAAAATCTCATTGAAATTCAAGGGTAGAGAAATAGCTTATCAAGAGTTCGGGAAACAAACTTTAGACAAGTTTTTTGAAAAAATAGAAGATATTGCAAAAGTTGAAAAAGAAGCAAAACTAAATACAAGATTTTTAGATATGTATGTGGTTCCTAAAAAAGGTTAA
- a CDS encoding rhodanese-like domain-containing protein produces MRSISYEEFKQIENDPDVLIIDVRTDMEYKTLPKVPNSINCEISKLLSNYQAIVGNDKKRLIVTVCNAGNRSGESAEFLSEKGYNAKVLIGGAYGYSRKK; encoded by the coding sequence GTGAGAAGTATAAGTTATGAGGAGTTCAAACAAATCGAAAATGATCCTGATGTTTTAATAATTGATGTAAGAACTGATATGGAATATAAAACATTACCAAAAGTTCCTAATTCAATAAATTGCGAAATTAGTAAGTTATTATCAAATTATCAAGCAATTGTTGGAAATGATAAAAAAAGATTAATTGTCACAGTTTGTAATGCTGGAAACAGAAGTGGTGAATCAGCTGAATTTTTAAGTGAAAAAGGTTACAATGCAAAAGTATTAATTGGTGGAGCTTATGGATATAGTCGAAAAAAATAA
- a CDS encoding ATP-binding cassette domain-containing protein — MILQQSWIIVAAVLYFLDLVKPGALLLTTACSSFFLSGFVGLVSDVSNAKEGKSLIKKYKIENKIKKEIFKNIEFNELEIRNLNYSVENKQIFKNFNLEFKKNKKYLIVRESGKGKSTLFRIIFGIIKNHSGDIFINKNINYKDLSDKQIKKIISYLPQQPTVFDDSIRNNVNLWDKSIKDEKILEALKKVNLLNIDKQSLDTKINPDNKNFSGGEVQRMAIARALVEDKQIIIMYEITASLDKFNRKSIEDLVGDLNKTVLYISHTTELDNKNFDYVIKL; from the coding sequence ATGATACTACAGCAAAGTTGAATAATAGTAGCGGCTGTATTATACTTTTTAGATTTAGTAAAGCCCGGTGCGCTATTACTAACAACAGCTTGTTCTTCTTTCTTTTTGTCTGGTTTTGTAGGTTTGGTTAGTGATGTTTCAAATGCAAAAGAAGGAAAAAGTTTAATAAAAAAATACAAAATAGAGAATAAAATAAAAAAAGAAATATTTAAAAATATTGAGTTTAATGAATTAGAAATAAGAAATTTAAATTACTCTGTTGAAAATAAACAAATATTTAAAAATTTTAATTTAGAATTTAAGAAAAATAAGAAATACTTAATAGTTAGGGAATCTGGAAAAGGTAAATCAACTTTATTTAGAATAATATTTGGTATCATAAAAAATCATTCAGGAGATATTTTTATAAATAAAAATATAAATTATAAAGATTTAAGTGATAAACAAATTAAAAAAATTATTTCATATTTACCTCAACAACCAACAGTTTTTGATGACTCAATTAGAAATAATGTAAATTTATGAGATAAAAGTATTAAAGATGAAAAGATATTAGAGGCATTAAAAAAAGTTAATTTATTAAATATTGATAAACAAAGTTTAGATACTAAAATAAATCCAGACAATAAAAACTTTTCGGGTGGGGAAGTTCAAAGAATGGCAATCGCAAGAGCTCTTGTTGAAGATAAACAAATTATAATAATGTATGAGATAACTGCAAGTTTAGATAAATTTAATAGAAAGAGCATTGAAGATCTTGTAGGTGATTTGAATAAAACTGTTTTATATATTTCTCATACAACAGAACTAGATAATAAAAATTTTGATTATGTAATAAAGTTATAA
- the rplT gene encoding 50S ribosomal protein L20: MARIKFGKVTRARRKRWIKRAKGYYGTKKANYKKAHEQVVRSMHYAFVGRKLKKRDFRKLWIVRINAAVRPLGLSYSKFMNGIKLAGIDINRKMLSELAIHEPQQFANIVEASKKALSAKK, encoded by the coding sequence ATGGCAAGAATTAAATTTGGAAAAGTAACCAGAGCAAGAAGAAAACGTTGAATTAAAAGAGCAAAAGGATACTACGGAACTAAAAAAGCAAACTATAAAAAAGCTCATGAACAAGTAGTAAGATCAATGCATTATGCATTTGTTGGAAGAAAACTTAAAAAACGTGACTTTAGAAAATTATGAATTGTGCGTATCAACGCTGCTGTTAGACCTTTAGGATTAAGTTATTCAAAATTTATGAACGGAATAAAATTAGCTGGAATTGATATTAACAGAAAAATGCTATCTGAGTTAGCTATTCATGAACCTCAACAATTTGCAAATATTGTTGAAGCATCAAAAAAAGCTTTAAGTGCTAAAAAATAA
- a CDS encoding ABC transporter transmembrane domain-containing protein, protein MNKIVRKYWFSIFLCLILKVIGDIVFISSSYFLSKIVNQIINENKHFLDLWFLVLLTAIGNISGIVLEYFSNLIATKLSYKLKMKLIEIVALKINSLSDLEYEKYKKGEYLSWFKNDVPNVYYAISAKLIFLWSDLILCTISLILIYIFVSYILLLLTLIGGVLILLVPIFLGNIKSKIQSKLSKEQGVFTQGIEKYYKWIYWIFF, encoded by the coding sequence ATGAATAAAATAGTAAGAAAATATTGATTTAGTATTTTTTTGTGTTTAATTTTAAAAGTTATAGGTGATATTGTTTTTATATCTTCTAGTTATTTTTTATCTAAAATAGTTAATCAGATTATAAATGAAAATAAGCATTTTTTAGATTTGTGATTTTTAGTGCTGCTAACAGCGATAGGAAACATTTCCGGAATAGTTCTAGAATATTTTAGTAATTTGATAGCAACAAAATTATCTTATAAATTAAAAATGAAACTTATAGAAATTGTTGCTTTAAAAATTAATTCTTTATCAGATTTAGAATATGAAAAATATAAAAAAGGTGAGTATTTATCTTGATTTAAAAATGATGTTCCGAATGTATATTATGCAATAAGTGCAAAATTAATATTTCTATGATCGGATTTAATATTATGTACTATTTCTCTTATATTAATTTATATTTTTGTAAGTTACATATTACTTTTGTTAACTTTAATAGGAGGAGTTTTAATTTTATTAGTTCCTATATTTTTGGGTAATATAAAATCAAAAATACAATCAAAGCTATCAAAAGAACAAGGTGTATTTACGCAAGGAATAGAAAAATATTATAAATGGATATACTGAATTTTCTTTTAG
- a CDS encoding ribonuclease J, giving the protein MAEIKFMALGGQDERGKNAFIVSVDGDLFVFDAGIKFPERSILGIDVVIPSFEYLEANAKKIKGIFLSNPSSNNAGAISYILRVIDVPVYCNELTSTLLKYRNLKYRIKNRENNFKIVNDKDIVKFGKNSVEIFRTTSSFPETFGFALHTEDGTIVYAGDYIIDGNEQSWFSTDMNHLAKIAERNVLALLSDSEYASRIGYTVPNHRIDKYIATPMKDLKHRLVLGLFEEDVFKLFEIIKQAKEQGRKMAIYGKTISKVVESKIIQDSLKISKDDIISLEEYMKSTDGILVLTGAGDLLYSRLAKIAAGNDEVIEFSEQDTIVLATPPAAGVEKRHAEILDELARTNANLIALSDKNIWAMRASYEDIKLMTRIMKPKSFIPIKGLYKEFLSAERAALEAGVKKENIQLINNGQVLKISKDGRLVIASEMIKTSDVYVDGIGVGDIGAVVLNERKQLATDGVVSIGANIDEKTKDLASLIDIQMRGVIYIQEDNPIFKLMQKQIVTILEKYKIEAKTKNIPYDLNNIKKDIISKIRSSIKQETGKQPIVLVVVNEINVNSFYEPKKKVNK; this is encoded by the coding sequence ATGGCAGAAATTAAGTTTATGGCCCTTGGTGGTCAAGACGAAAGAGGTAAAAATGCCTTTATTGTAAGTGTTGATGGAGACTTATTTGTTTTTGATGCAGGAATTAAATTTCCAGAAAGAAGTATTTTAGGGATTGATGTTGTTATTCCTAGTTTTGAATATTTAGAAGCAAATGCAAAAAAAATAAAAGGAATATTTTTATCTAATCCAAGTAGCAATAATGCTGGAGCAATAAGTTATATTTTAAGAGTAATTGATGTTCCAGTTTATTGTAATGAATTAACTTCAACACTTTTAAAATATAGAAATTTAAAATATAGAATAAAAAATAGAGAAAATAACTTCAAAATTGTAAATGATAAAGATATTGTCAAATTTGGTAAAAACAGTGTAGAAATTTTTAGAACTACATCAAGTTTTCCTGAAACTTTTGGATTTGCTTTACATACAGAAGATGGAACAATTGTTTATGCAGGAGATTATATAATTGATGGTAATGAACAATCATGATTTTCAACAGATATGAATCACTTAGCAAAAATTGCAGAAAGAAATGTTTTAGCACTTTTAAGTGACTCAGAATATGCTTCAAGAATTGGATATACAGTTCCAAATCATCGAATTGATAAATATATCGCAACGCCAATGAAAGATCTTAAACATCGTTTGGTTTTAGGATTATTTGAAGAAGATGTATTTAAATTATTTGAAATTATCAAACAAGCAAAAGAACAAGGAAGAAAAATGGCGATTTATGGTAAAACAATTTCAAAAGTTGTTGAATCAAAAATCATTCAAGATTCTTTAAAAATTTCAAAAGATGACATCATCTCATTAGAAGAGTATATGAAATCAACAGATGGAATTTTAGTTTTAACTGGAGCAGGAGATTTATTATATTCTAGATTAGCAAAAATCGCTGCTGGAAATGATGAAGTTATTGAGTTTTCAGAACAAGATACTATTGTTTTAGCAACTCCTCCAGCAGCAGGGGTTGAAAAACGTCATGCCGAAATTTTAGATGAACTTGCAAGAACAAATGCTAATTTAATTGCTTTGAGTGATAAAAATATTTGAGCAATGCGTGCAAGTTATGAAGATATAAAATTAATGACTAGAATTATGAAACCAAAAAGTTTTATACCAATTAAAGGGTTATACAAAGAATTTTTAAGTGCAGAAAGAGCAGCGCTTGAAGCTGGTGTTAAAAAAGAAAATATTCAATTAATTAATAATGGACAAGTGTTAAAAATTTCAAAAGACGGAAGACTTGTAATTGCTTCAGAAATGATAAAAACAAGTGATGTTTATGTTGATGGAATTGGAGTTGGAGATATTGGTGCTGTAGTTTTAAACGAAAGAAAACAACTTGCAACAGATGGAGTTGTAAGTATTGGTGCAAATATTGATGAAAAAACAAAAGACTTAGCTTCATTAATAGATATTCAAATGCGTGGAGTTATTTATATTCAAGAAGATAATCCAATTTTTAAATTAATGCAAAAGCAAATTGTGACAATTTTAGAAAAATACAAGATTGAGGCAAAAACAAAAAACATTCCATATGATTTAAATAATATTAAAAAAGATATTATTTCTAAAATTAGAAGTTCTATAAAACAAGAAACAGGAAAGCAACCAATTGTATTGGTAGTTGTAAATGAAATTAATGTTAATTCGTTTTATGAGCCTAAAAAGAAGGTAAATAAATAA
- a CDS encoding NAD(+)/NADH kinase produces MFKFNIVNNDYEITKAPVLNLKEKLLEKGHIIDEKNPEYVFIIGGDGTFLKAVRLYQEKLDLVNFVPFKFGGIGFYTNKNDLKQIDMIIDKLEKNDLFNLTYQLLEVENGPTTHYVVNEIRILNEKKPLYVKVFINDEYLETFHGTGLVVSTSTGSTGYIKSAGGSVVLPKNSGLYQIQELVPVSTNRFRTLNSPIILNDSYYVKLEFETEQEVLICDTHVTEVHGTILNIKVSNKKIKVLSHKDPKSMSEINILREIFIIDKKEVE; encoded by the coding sequence ATGTTTAAGTTTAATATAGTAAATAATGATTATGAAATAACCAAAGCGCCAGTTTTGAATTTAAAAGAAAAGTTGCTCGAAAAAGGACATATAATTGATGAAAAAAATCCCGAATATGTATTTATAATTGGAGGAGATGGAACATTTTTAAAAGCTGTTCGTCTTTATCAAGAAAAATTAGATTTAGTTAACTTCGTACCTTTTAAATTTGGAGGAATAGGATTTTATACAAACAAAAATGACTTAAAACAAATTGATATGATAATTGATAAATTAGAAAAAAATGATTTATTTAATTTAACTTATCAATTATTAGAAGTTGAGAATGGACCAACTACCCATTATGTAGTTAATGAAATAAGAATTTTAAATGAAAAAAAACCTCTTTATGTAAAGGTATTTATAAACGATGAATATTTAGAAACATTTCATGGAACTGGACTAGTTGTGTCAACTTCAACTGGAAGTACAGGATATATTAAATCAGCTGGAGGAAGTGTTGTTTTACCTAAAAATAGTGGCTTGTATCAAATTCAAGAATTAGTTCCTGTAAGTACAAATCGCTTTAGAACTTTAAACTCACCAATTATTTTAAATGATAGTTATTATGTAAAGTTAGAATTTGAAACTGAACAAGAGGTGCTGATTTGTGATACTCATGTGACAGAAGTACATGGAACAATTTTGAATATTAAAGTAAGTAACAAAAAAATAAAAGTATTAAGCCATAAAGATCCTAAATCAATGAGTGAAATAAATATATTAAGAGAAATATTTATTATTGATAAGAAAGAAGTGGAATAA
- a CDS encoding ATP-binding cassette domain-containing protein translates to MKKYFKKIWVYYVFYTLIDILSSLILNYSFLAVGQILDDAMNKDKNKLIIHTIVIIVGLSISQILSSFNSFIIVARANKKLIIEIRKTISDKINSLSFQNYSEYKKGQYISWFTNDVELIQSNVFDPIYSIFKNTPSIFIIAYSFYSLNWILGVIAFISVIVSIVLPMFFYKKDEKYNYQYSKTSEQNSTKSLSLINGYKELSYRNKKETFSKLICDINKPIELLKSKIKSFDYSKNLIGSLVRNLFKIAIVLVGIYLFSIGKATAGSVISAPVITYNLNSSVLSLANSFIKIKTVKKIKEKFIFENAQEDNYIPKKIRFKSLKIDNSTFFIEKRKIYSNFELEIKINKKYLLIGESGKGKTTLFKIIFGLINNYKGDIKINNEINYKSLDVKDIWNLIAYIPQESIIYNASVRDDISLFDDSINDEEIIDVMHKVNLKKWLNENNLNTMLVNDTKNLSGGEVQKIAIARALLQNKPFMIMDEITASLDNENRLNIEKMVANLDKTVLFISHTIDIDNNNFDLTIRL, encoded by the coding sequence ATGAAAAAATATTTTAAAAAGATATGAGTATATTATGTTTTTTATACATTAATAGATATATTGAGTAGTTTAATCTTGAACTATAGTTTTTTAGCAGTAGGTCAAATACTTGACGATGCGATGAATAAAGATAAAAACAAGTTAATTATTCATACAATAGTGATTATTGTAGGACTTAGCATAAGTCAAATTTTATCTAGTTTTAACAGTTTTATTATTGTTGCTAGAGCAAACAAAAAGTTAATTATCGAAATTAGAAAAACAATATCAGATAAAATTAATTCATTAAGTTTTCAAAACTATAGCGAATATAAAAAAGGTCAGTATATATCTTGATTTACAAATGATGTTGAACTAATTCAATCAAATGTTTTTGACCCAATTTATAGTATATTTAAAAATACACCATCAATTTTTATAATAGCTTATTCATTTTATTCACTTAATTGAATACTAGGAGTGATAGCTTTTATTTCTGTGATTGTATCGATAGTTTTACCAATGTTTTTTTACAAAAAAGATGAAAAGTATAATTATCAATATTCCAAAACTTCAGAACAAAATTCAACTAAGTCTCTATCGTTAATAAATGGTTATAAAGAATTATCATACCGTAATAAAAAAGAAACTTTCAGTAAATTAATTTGTGATATAAACAAACCGATTGAACTTTTAAAGAGTAAAATAAAATCTTTTGATTATAGTAAAAATTTGATAGGTAGTTTAGTTAGAAATTTATTTAAAATAGCAATCGTTTTAGTGGGAATTTACCTATTTTCCATTGGAAAAGCAACAGCTGGTTCTGTTATATCAGCGCCAGTAATAACTTATAATTTAAACAGTTCTGTTTTAAGTTTGGCAAATTCTTTTATAAAAATTAAAACTGTAAAAAAAATAAAGGAAAAATTTATTTTTGAAAATGCACAAGAAGATAATTATATTCCTAAAAAAATTCGATTTAAAAGTTTAAAAATTGATAATTCAACATTTTTTATTGAGAAAAGAAAAATTTATAGCAATTTTGAATTAGAAATAAAAATTAATAAAAAATATTTGTTAATAGGTGAGTCCGGAAAAGGAAAGACAACTTTATTCAAAATAATATTTGGTTTAATAAATAATTATAAAGGAGATATAAAAATAAATAATGAAATAAATTATAAATCCTTAGATGTAAAAGATATATGAAACTTAATTGCATATATACCACAAGAAAGCATAATATATAATGCATCAGTTAGGGATGATATAAGTTTATTTGATGATTCAATTAATGACGAAGAAATTATTGATGTTATGCACAAAGTGAATTTAAAAAAATGATTAAATGAAAATAATCTTAATACTATGTTGGTTAATGATACAAAAAATTTATCAGGAGGCGAAGTGCAAAAAATTGCTATTGCAAGAGCGTTACTACAAAATAAACCTTTTATGATTATGGATGAAATTACTGCCAGTTTGGACAACGAAAACAGATTAAACATTGAAAAAATGGTTGCAAATTTAGATAAAACAGTACTATTTATCTCTCATACAATTGATATAGATAATAATAATTTTGATTTAACTATAAGATTATAA